The Bifidobacterium asteroides genomic interval TCCGGCTGCGAGCCAGAGCCCCCGTGGAAGACCAAGAGGAAGGGCTTGTCGGCAGGGGCGCTCGGGGCGGGGATGCCGCCAACCTCCCCATCAGATATTGCCTTGGCGGTCCTGGCCTGGATCCGCCCCAGCAGGTCGGGCCTGAGCTTGACCACACCGGGCTTGTAGGACCCATGCACGTTGCCGAAGGTAAAGGCCACCATGTAGCGGCCGCGCTCGCCCAGACCCAGGGCATCAACCACCTTGGGACCGTCCTCGGGCGAGGAATAGAGCCGCCGGTCGATAGCAGCCGAGTGACCATCCTCCTCGCCGCCGACAGTGCCCACCTCGATCTCCAGTACGGTGTGGGCAGCGCGGGACAGCTCCAGCAGCTCCGCGGCCGTGGCCAAATTATCCCTCAGGGGCAGGCTGGAACCGTCCCACATGTGCGACTGGAAGAGCGGATCCTGACCGTGAGCCACCTGATCCTTCTCGTAGGCCAGCAGGGGACGCACCCACTCGTCCAAGTATTGCGGGGCGCAGTGGTCCGTATGCAGGGCCACGGTGATGCTCGGATAGCGGGCGACCACCTCATGGGCGAATCTGGCAAAGGCGATGGAGCCAGCCACCCGGTCGGCCAGACGCTGTCCGGACAGGTAGGCGGCGCCTCCCACGGAGACCTGAATAATCCCGTCAGACTGGGCCTCATCCAGCCCCTGCAGGGCCGCGTTCAGAGTCTGGCTGCTGGTCACATTGATGGCGGGATAGGCGTAGGACCCCCGTCTGGCCGCATCGAGCATTGCCGCATACCGTTCAGGAGTCGCTAAAGTCATACCCTCATTATCGTCGGTTGCGCGGAAAAGCGGCCGGTCACTCGCAGCTGCAGACATCACCGATGGATTTGCAGGTCTCTGCCCTGATGGCGAACACCCCGCGACGCACTTTGACAAGCCTCCGAGCCGCAGGTAGTTTAGCTCCGTACAGTTTGATGAAACGTTACATCAAACAGGTTGTTTGTTTCACGGCAGTAACGAATCAGCCTAGGGAAGGCACGACATAGGTAAGCAGAGGGTTGGGGCTGCCCATCCTTCTGGGAAGGAGACCAACGTGTCAGCAAGCAAGGAAACCGTCCGCAAGATCATCCTGGATCTGGACACTGGCATCGATGACACGCTGGCCCTGTCCTACGTCCTGGGTTCCCCAGACGCCGAACTGATCGGGATCACCGGCACCTACGGCAACGTAGTGCTCGACCAAGGTGTCGACAACGATCTGCGGCTGCTGGCCATGTATGGCAGGGAGGACATCCCGGTCTTCAAGGGAATCGATCACCCCAGCACGGCCGAATCCTTCAGCGTTCCGCCGGACTCCGAAATCTTCCACGGAGCCAACGGCACCGGCAACATTGAAATCCCCGCACGCACCGACCGGCAGGCCAGCCAGCAGAGCTCGGTGGACTTCATCATCGACGCGGTCCGCCGCTACCCCAAGGGCGAGCTGGTCGTGGTGCCCACCGGCGCTCTGACCACCATCGCCGCCGCCCTGGAAAAGGCCCCCGACATCGTCGACCGCATCAGCATTGTCATGATGGGCGGCACGCTGACCCAGCCGGGCAACGTAGGCCCCTTCGCGGAAGCCAACATCAACCAGGATCCCGAGGCCGCCAACCGGGTCTTCGCCACCACCGCAGACATCACCATGGTTGGCCTGGACGTGACCACCCAGGCGCTGATGAGCCGCGAGGACACTGAGGCCCTGCGTGCCACAGGCACCAGCGCCGGCCGCTTCCTGGCAGACATGACCGACTACTACATCGACATCAGCGAAAAGGAGAGCGGGGTCTACCTGGGCGGCTGCAACCTGCACGACCCCCTGGCCGCCGCCGTGGCCATCGACCCCAGCCTGGTCACCACCTTCGCCACCAACCTGATGGTCGAGACCGAGGGGCCACAGCGGGCCCGTACCATCGGCGACCCCAGCAGGCTCCTGGACCCGGTCAAGAACACCAAGGTGGCCCTGTCAGTCGACACCGAGCGGTTCACCCGGCGCTTCATGGACAGGCTTCTGACCCTGGTGCGCAAGACCGAGAGCGAACGATAGAAGGACGGCAGTCATGAGCGAATCCATCACCACCGAGGCTACCGAAGCGACCGTGGACGAAAACCGCCGCAGCACCAAGCGGGCCCTGCCGGCCCTGCTGACCATCTTCCTGCTGGGCACACTGATGATCCAGGCCTTCAACCTGGTCTTCCAGAACGTGGGCGACTCCCTGGGGATGTCCGCCAACGCCTCGCTGATCAGCACCCTGCCCGGCATCGTCCTGGGCGTGGTCTGCATGCTCTACGGAACCCTCTGCGACTACATCTCCCCCCGGAAGATGACCCTGTTCGGCGTGGGCGCCCTGATCATCGGCAGCCTCCTGGGCTTCTTCGGCGCATCGAACTTCTGGGCCGTGGTCCTGGCCCGCATGATCCAGACCGCGGGTGGCCAGGTGGCCGGCTCGGTCTTCCTGGTCATGGCCATGAAATACCTGAGCGACAAGGAGCGCGCCTTCTATCTGGGCATCTTCAACGCTGTCTACTACGCATCCTCTGCCGTGGGCATCTTCGCCGGCGGACTGATCACCTCCATCGATTGGCGCTACCTCTTCCTGGTGCCGCTGGTCTCCGTTCTTTTGATCCCTCCGGTGCTCAAGTACACGCCTGACACCGGCATCAAGGGCGAGCGCATCGATGTCTTCGGCATCGCCCTGTTCGCGCTGATCGCCGGATTCGTAGCCGTCTACTTCTCCTTCCCGGCCACCTGGATGCTGGGAGTGCTGGCCATCCTGATCCTGATCTTCGCCGGCTACGTCTGGAAGGGCGCCAACCCCTTCCTGAGCCGCGGATTCGTGACCAACGGCGCCTACATGGCTGTCCTGCTGGCCCTCTTCGTCTTCTACTTCTTCAACTTCGCCTGCGTGCCCATCTACAACGTGATCGGCGACCGCATCTACGGGATCTCCCTGAGCCAGGTCTCCCTCTGCCTGACCATCGTCTACATCGTGGCCACCCTGGTGGGCTGCCTGTCCGGAGTCATCATGAACGCCATGGGACGCCTGCCCATGCTGATTCTGTCTGCCCTGCTCATGATCGCCGGAGCTGCAGGTTCGGCCCTGATGCTCACCTCGGGCTTCTGGGTTCTGACCGCGCTGGCCTCGGTCTTCATCGCCGGCATCACCATGTCCTACACGCCTCTCTACGACTCCTTCTCGGCCACCCTGCCGGTGGACCAGAATGGACGCGGCATCGGCATCGGGGATCTGATGATGAACACCTCGGCCTCCATCGGCATGGCCGTCTACAGCGGACTCATGGCCAATCCCCAATTCGGGTCGCATGCACTGGCGGGCGTCAAGACCGGCATCCAGGCCCAGGTGGCCAACATGTTCTGGGTCATGGCGCTGGCCGCCCTGCTGGCCCTGATCATCGTGGCCGTCTTCCACAAGGCCATGTCAGCCAAGGCTCCCCAGGAGTGAGGCTGGTGTGACCCACACATTCTTGGTCGGATAGCCGCACGGCCCGGTCCGCTCTTCCCAGCCTTGGGAATGGGTCAGGTCCAGGCCCGGCACCCGGCCGCGCGAACCGGGGAGGAAGCGGAGTTCGGACTGCTTTCGGCATTGTGATAGTCCCCCTCTTCCCTCAGCCGCCGAAGGCAAGAAGATCGCCGCCCCTCCCCCCGGTGGAGGACCCCCGTCATAGCCATAACTGACGGGGGTTCTTCCATATCTTCAGCTCCTGTCTTCAATTCTGTGCCTACGACTCGGGCCGTACACCGAAACATAATTTATATAGACATCAGAGAAGAGGAATCTGAACCAGAGAATGCGAGTGCCCGGAACTTTCGAACCCATCTTGGAGATCTGCCGACCATGAGTCTCAAATCCAAAGGAGATGGAAGCTCAAGGAACAGAAGCCCGGCCCGATCAAACACTAGACGTCTCATGGGTTTGCGAACGCCCTACTGTCCTGCAATAAGCCTCAACGAACTCAATCGAGCCATTGGCCAGGTGGTTTCACGTGAAACGTCGGCACACTGATCCTTCCCCCAAAATGAAGAGAACCCGGCGGTGCTTGAACACCGCCGGGCGAGAGAGAAGAAAGGGAAATCAGTTGTCGGACGGAGGTCAACCGCCCGTTCGGTTTTTGAGCCGATATCTATAGTAAAGAACAGCTACCTTGTAGTGACGATAGTGTTATCTGAAAATTCTCTGTGAATCCGGCCAGGTCAGAAAGCGGGCATAGGGCCGGTTAGACTGGATTCCGGATGGTTTCCCGTCAGAGGAGAGACCCTCGATCAACGAACCTGAAGGAGATACCTAGGCATGTTGCTCAGCGACCATGACATCCTGGATGCCCACCAGGCAGGACACCTGAATCTGGACCCGTGGACGCCTGCCATGGTCCAGCCCTCCAGCGTGGACGTGCGCCTGGACCGCTACTTCCGGGTCTTCAACAACCATCAGTACACCTACGTGGATCCGGCAGAGGACCAGGGCGCACTGACCGAGCAGTTCGAGGTGCCCAAGGACGAGCCCTGGATCCTGCATCCAGGCGAGTTCGTTCTGGGATCCACCTGGGAGTACGTCAAGCTGGACTCGACGCTGGCCGCACGGCTGGAGGGCAAGAGCTCCCTGGGCCGTCTGGGCATTCTGACCCACTCCACCGCCGGGTTCGTCGATCCGGGCTTTGAAGGGCACATCACCCTGGAGCTGTCCAACGTGAGCACCCTGCCGGTCAAGCTCTGGCCTGGCATGAAGATCGGCCAGATGTGCTTCTTCCAGCTCTCCTCGCCCGCCCAGTACCCCTATGGATCCAAGCACAACGGCTCCCACTACCAGGGCCAGCGCGGTCCGACCCCTTCCCGCTCCTACGTCAACTTCTACAAGGCCGACGTCTCGGGCTGACTGCCAGCAGCCGCTTCCGCCATCACCTTGACTTCGAGCGCACTCGAAGGGGTATAGCTGAACCTGCCGGAATGACCCGGCCAAGATGACGGCAAGGAGATCAACCCATGGCAATCAAACAAACGGCGGGCCAC includes:
- the fbaA gene encoding class II fructose-bisphosphate aldolase, translated to MTLATPERYAAMLDAARRGSYAYPAINVTSSQTLNAALQGLDEAQSDGIIQVSVGGAAYLSGQRLADRVAGSIAFARFAHEVVARYPSITVALHTDHCAPQYLDEWVRPLLAYEKDQVAHGQDPLFQSHMWDGSSLPLRDNLATAAELLELSRAAHTVLEIEVGTVGGEEDGHSAAIDRRLYSSPEDGPKVVDALGLGERGRYMVAFTFGNVHGSYKPGVVKLRPDLLGRIQARTAKAISDGEVGGIPAPSAPADKPFLLVFHGGSGSQPEEIASAVAHGVVKMNVDTDTQYAFTRAVAGHMFANYDKVLKVDGEVGDKSEYDPRSWGRQAEDGMAARVVEACQQLGSAGRAMR
- a CDS encoding nucleoside hydrolase; amino-acid sequence: MSASKETVRKIILDLDTGIDDTLALSYVLGSPDAELIGITGTYGNVVLDQGVDNDLRLLAMYGREDIPVFKGIDHPSTAESFSVPPDSEIFHGANGTGNIEIPARTDRQASQQSSVDFIIDAVRRYPKGELVVVPTGALTTIAAALEKAPDIVDRISIVMMGGTLTQPGNVGPFAEANINQDPEAANRVFATTADITMVGLDVTTQALMSREDTEALRATGTSAGRFLADMTDYYIDISEKESGVYLGGCNLHDPLAAAVAIDPSLVTTFATNLMVETEGPQRARTIGDPSRLLDPVKNTKVALSVDTERFTRRFMDRLLTLVRKTESER
- a CDS encoding MFS transporter; amino-acid sequence: MSESITTEATEATVDENRRSTKRALPALLTIFLLGTLMIQAFNLVFQNVGDSLGMSANASLISTLPGIVLGVVCMLYGTLCDYISPRKMTLFGVGALIIGSLLGFFGASNFWAVVLARMIQTAGGQVAGSVFLVMAMKYLSDKERAFYLGIFNAVYYASSAVGIFAGGLITSIDWRYLFLVPLVSVLLIPPVLKYTPDTGIKGERIDVFGIALFALIAGFVAVYFSFPATWMLGVLAILILIFAGYVWKGANPFLSRGFVTNGAYMAVLLALFVFYFFNFACVPIYNVIGDRIYGISLSQVSLCLTIVYIVATLVGCLSGVIMNAMGRLPMLILSALLMIAGAAGSALMLTSGFWVLTALASVFIAGITMSYTPLYDSFSATLPVDQNGRGIGIGDLMMNTSASIGMAVYSGLMANPQFGSHALAGVKTGIQAQVANMFWVMALAALLALIIVAVFHKAMSAKAPQE
- the dcd gene encoding dCTP deaminase produces the protein MLLSDHDILDAHQAGHLNLDPWTPAMVQPSSVDVRLDRYFRVFNNHQYTYVDPAEDQGALTEQFEVPKDEPWILHPGEFVLGSTWEYVKLDSTLAARLEGKSSLGRLGILTHSTAGFVDPGFEGHITLELSNVSTLPVKLWPGMKIGQMCFFQLSSPAQYPYGSKHNGSHYQGQRGPTPSRSYVNFYKADVSG